One Misgurnus anguillicaudatus chromosome 20, ASM2758022v2, whole genome shotgun sequence DNA segment encodes these proteins:
- the lratd2a gene encoding protein LRATD2a has protein sequence MGNQVDKLSHLSYAEVPTSDPNGLDAEDDGPRIGVSYIFASDDDELDDHNLHHHDGPERNKEEVRCNELECAVYHRDECIYERTVAQTFTPEDLLNRCKPGDVLEFVSGNLYPHWAVYVGDFQVVHLHRAEIKNSFLTDASQGRRGRIVNELYKFKPLGPDMVVQNAMEQVGAKDRELSWRNSECFAAWCRFGKREFKMGGEIRIGKQPYRLKLLLPDKQSHVLEFQSLEDLIMEKRRNDQIGKAAVIQELAHHLNNCGS, from the coding sequence ATGGGCAACCAGGTTGACAAACTGTCACACTTAAGTTACGCCGAAGTTCCCACGAGCGACCCCAACGGACTCGACGCCGAGGACGACGGCCCGCGGATCGGGGTCTCGTACATTTTCGCGAGCGACGACGACGAGCTGGACGATCATAACCTCCATCATCATGATGGACCAGAGCGGAATAAGGAAGAGGTGCGATGCAACGAACTGGAATGCGCCGTTTACCATCGCGACGAGTGCATTTACGAGAGGACCGTGGCGCAGACGTTCACCCCGGAGGATTTATTAAACCGATGTAAGCCCGGGGACGTGCTGGAGTTCGTGTCCGGCAACCTATACCCGCACTGGGCTGTGTACGTCGGCGACTTTCAGGTGGTGCACCTGCACCGAGCGGAGATCAAGAACAGTTTCCTCACTGATGCCAGTCAGGGCAGGAGAGGACGGATCGTGAACGAGCTTTATAAATTCAAACCCCTCGGTCCCGACATGGTGGTACAGAACGCAATGGAGCAAGTGGGCGCGAAGGACCGAGAGTTAAGCTGGAGGAACTCCGAGTGTTTCGCCGCGTGGTGCCGATTCGGTAAACGGGAGTTTAAGATGGGGGGAGAGATACGGATAGGAAAACAGCCGTACAGATTAAAGCTGCTCCTGCCTGATAAACAGTCTCACGTGCTGGAGTTTCAGAGTCTGGAGGATTTGATTATGGAGAAACGGAGAAACGATCAGATCGGTAAAGCCGCTGTCATTCAGGAATTGGCGCATCATTTGAACAATTGCGGAAGTTAA